From the genome of Papaver somniferum cultivar HN1 chromosome 2, ASM357369v1, whole genome shotgun sequence, one region includes:
- the LOC113348755 gene encoding coatomer subunit delta-like, producing MVVLAASIISKSGKALVSRQFVDMSRIRIEGLLAAFPKLVGVGKQHTYVETENVRYVYQPIEALYLLLVTNKQSNILEDLETLRLLSKIVPEYSPSLDEEGVCKSAFELIFAFDEAISLGHKESVSVTQVKQYCEMESHEEKLHKLVMQSKINETKDVMKRKASEIDKSKIDKNRGDKGGFMSSMGSGRIENSFSEMSLTSGSGGGFGSGSGFGLTTEGDTFSNKPKGRPSASATAPPKGLGMQLGKTKRANQFLESLKAEGEVILEDVQPSVTQSRTSASAPTNPITLTVEEKLNVTLKRDGGVSNFDVQGTLLLQILNQEDALIQVQIETGDNSSVLFKTHPNINKELFSNENILGLKDPNRPFPTNQGGDTAGVGLLKWRMQSMDESIVPLTINCWPSVSGNETYVSLEYEASSMFDLRNVVISVPLPALREAPSVRQVDGEWRFDSRSSVLEWSILLIDNSNRSGSMEFVVPPVDSSVFFPISIRFAAASTFSELKVLNILPLKGGPAPKFAQRTQLITENYQVV from the exons ATG GTGGTTCTTGCGGCTTCGATTATTAGTAAATCTGGAAAAG CACTTGTTTCCAGGCAGTTTGTAGACATGTCTCGCATAAGGATTGAAGGATTACTTGCAGCTTTTCCCAAGTTAGTTGGTGTAGGAAAGCAGCATACATATGTTGAGACAGAAAATGTGCGATATGTCTACCAGCCAATTGAAGCTCTATACTTGCTTCTTGTAACCAACAAGCAAAGTAACATTCTTGAAGATCTGGAGACCCTAAGACTGCTCTCAAAAATT GTCCCTGAATACTCCCCCTCATTAGATGAAGAGGGGGTTTGCAAGTCAGCTTTTGAGTTGATTTTCGCATTTGACGAAGCCATCTCCCTTGGGCACAAAGAAAGCGTAAGTGTGACACAGGTTAAGCAGTATTGCGAGATGGAAAGTCATGAGGAGAAGCTACATAAGCTGGTAATGCAGAGCAAGATCAACGAAACCAAGGACGTTATGAAACGTAAAGCTAGTGAGATTGACAAAAGCAAG ATCGACAAGAACAGAGGTGATAAGGGAGGGTTTATGTCGTCTATGGGTTCAGGAAGAATTGAGAATAGCTTTAGTGAAATGAGTTTAactagtggtagtggtggtggttttGGAAGTGGTTCTGGGTTCGGATTGACTACTGAAGGAGACACCTTTTCCAATAAGCCTAAAG GTCGTCCATCTGCATCTGCCACTGCTCCTCCCAAGGGTCTTGGTATGCAGCTAGGTAAAACTAAAAGGGCCAACCAGTTCCTGGAATCTCTAAAAGCAGAAGGAGAAGTTATACTTGAGGATGTTCAACCTAGTGTTACTCAGTCTAGAACATCTGCTTCAGCACCCACTAATCCCATCACGTTAACTGTTGAAGAGAAGCTTAATGTGACACTGAAACGAGATGGTGGGGTCAGTAACTTTGATGTTCAGGGTACATTGCTACTCCAAATTCTTAATCAAGAAGATGCGCTTATCCAAGTTCAG ATCGAAACTGGTGATAATTCAAGTGTGCTTTTCAAAACACATCCTAATATCAACAAGGAGTTGTTTTCTAATGAGAACATTCTGGGGCTGAAAGATCCTAACAGACCGTTCCCGACCAACCAAGGAGGTGATACTGCAGGTGTTGGCCTTCTAAAATGGAGAATGCAAAGCATGGATGAAAGCATTGTGCCGCTGACCA TAAACTGCTGGCCCTCTGTTTCCGGAAATGAAACCTATGTCAGCCTGGAATATGAGGCCTCGTCAATGTTTGATTTGAGAAATGTTGTAATTTCAGTACCTCTTCCTGCACTACGAGAGGCACCTAGTGTCAGGCAGGTTGATGGAGAGTGGAG GTTCGACTCGAGAAGTTCAGTCTTGGAGTGGTCGATACTTCTTATTGATAACTCCAACCGCAG TGGGTCGATGGAATTTGTCGTACCCCCAGTGGATTCTTCAGTATTCTTTCCCATTTCCATCAGATTTGCGGCTGCAAGTACTTTCAGTGAGCTAAAG gTTCTCAATATCTTGCCGCTAAAGGGTGGCCCCGCTCCCAAGTTCGCCCAGAGAACACAACTGATCACAGAGAACTATCAAGTGGTTTAA
- the LOC113351743 gene encoding uncharacterized protein LOC113351743, whose translation MPDDIVIPWTGEDSVSQLIDAALPDLADNSEDQDYLLNRALITPLIEHVDKLNDRVVSMFLGKEHTYYSFDSVENDSQNLYLQEHLNGISPSGLPPHELKLNLGAPIMLLRNVSAKNDLCNGTRLIVKIFFPNCIDAMILDGNSAGKRVPP comes from the coding sequence ATGCCAGATGATATTGTGATACCCTGGACTGGTGAAGATTCAGTATCCCAACTGATCGATGCTGCCCTTCCCGACTTGGCAGATAATTCTGAGGATCAAGATTACTTGCTTAACCGGGCATTGATTACACCATTGATTGAGCATGTCGATAAGTTAAATGATCGAGTGGTTAGCATGTTTCTCGGAAAAGAGCATACGTATTATTCATTTGATTCTGTGGAAAATGATTCCCAAAACCTCTATCTTCAAGAACACTTGAACGGAATTTCCCCGAGTGGTTTACCTCCTCATGAGTTGAAACTGAATCTAGGAGCACCCATTATGTTACTGAGGAATGTTAGTGCCAAGAACGACTTATGCAATGGTACTAGGCTTATCGTaaagattttttttccaaattgtaTCGATGCAATGATCCTCGATGGCAATTCAGCGGGTAAAAGAGTTCCTCCAtaa